Within the Novosphingobium pentaromativorans US6-1 genome, the region AGTTGGGTTGCAGCCCCACCAGTTCGGCATGGCGGCGCAGCATCCTGGCCGCGATGGCGTGGAAGGTGCCGAGCCACGGCATGCCCTCGACCGCGGGGCCGACGAGCTGGCCGACCCGGTCGCGCATTTCGCGCGCGGCCTTGTTGGTGAAAGTGACGCACAGCACTTCGCTTGGCCATGCAAGGCGATTGCGGATGATGTTGGCAAGACGCCGGGTGAGGGCGGCGGTCTTGCCCGTGCCTGCGCCTGCCAGCATCAGGACCGGCCCTTCGGTGGTCAGCACGGCCTCCTTCTGGGGCGCGTTGAGGCCGTCGATCAGGGGATCGTTGCTGGCGGCAGGCATGCCGCTGGGCGAGGTATCTTGCAGGCTGTTCACACGTGAACAACTAGGGAACGGAACATCGCGGCGCAAGGCCGCTTTGCCGCATGAATGGAACATTCCCGGGCGTGAAACGTCGGTTCGGCAACGGATACACAGTGGAGAGAGACCATGCGAAAATCGATTCTCGCAGGCGCATCGGCGCTTGCTCTGGCGGCCTTGCCCGGTGCGCTACTGGCCCAGAATGCGCCGCCTGCAGCCGCCGATCCGGCGCAAGTCGCCTCGGCGGCGCCGGTAACGCTGACGCCGGAGCAGAAGGCCTTGTACGACGGCTGGCCGGCAGACCGTCAGGCCGAGTACGATGCCTGGCCGGACGAGTACAAGGGCTACTACTGGACGCTCGTTCCCGAGCGGCAGGAAGGGTACTGGGCCCTGACGCCCGACCAGCGCGGACAGGTCTACAAGATGAGCCCGCAGCAGCGTGAAACCGCGTGGGCGTCGATCATCCAGCAGCTCAACGGCGAAACTCCCACAACCCCTGCAACCCAGGCGAATCCGCCCGGCGAGGGCATGCCGACTGCCGGGGTGCCCGCGCCGCAAGCGGCCGAACAGGCCGTGCGCCCCGCGATGCCTGCGGACGAAAGCTATCAGGGCGGCCCCTACAAGGGGGCGCTTACGCCGCCGCCTGCCTCTGCGATGAACAAGGATTATCCGGTCTGCAGCAAGACCGTGCAGGACAGCTGCCGCAATCCCGGTGGCAAGTAACGGCCCCGGTTTTTTGAGTACGAAAAGGGTCCCGCCGCGTGGCGGGGCCCACTTCATATCGGCGCAATATCAGGATTCGATGCGGCGCAGGATGTGGAGCCGTGCCTTGCCGACATCGCGTACGGCGTCGGTTTCGAACCCGCGGATCGAAACGTCCTCGCCGCGCGCCGTCTCCAGGCTCACCCAGGTGGTTTCCCCGATCCAGCCGAGTCGCGTGAGCTTGTCCACGGCGACCGCACCGGCTCCGGTATCGTAAGGCGGATCGAGCAGCACGAGGTCGAGCGGCTCCTTCGCCGGACCCAGCGATAGTGCCGAGCAGGCCCGAACGTCGCATTGCGACTGGGCCTGCAGGTTGGCGATGTTGCGACGGATGGCGCGGATCGCGGCAGCGTCCTGATCGACGAAGAGGCAATGCGCCGCGCCGCGCGACAGGGCTTCGAGGCCGAGCGCGCCGGAGCCTGCGAACAGGTCGGCGACCTTCAGTCCTTCGAACGTGCCGAGGCGGCTCGTCAGCATCGAGAACAACGTCTCGCGGGTGCGGTCGGCGGTCGGGCGCGTCGTGTCACCTTCGGGCGCAGCCAGCTTGCGCCCGCGCCAAGCGCCGGCAACGATTCGCAGGCCGGTGCTTGTGCCCTTCATTCGCCTTTGCCCTTGCCGAGGGAGCGGCGGAAGGTCTCGAGATCGCGCTGCGAAACTTCTCCGACCGTGCCCTTGGGCAGGTCGCCCAGCACGAAGGGGCCGTAGGAAATGCGCAGCAGGCGGCTGACCTTCAGGCCGAGATGTTCCAGCACGCGGCGCACTTCGCGGTTCTTGCCCTCGGTCAGGGTCATTTCGATCCACTGGTTGCGTCCCGTCCGACGTTCCATGTTCGCGTCGATCTTGCCGTATTGGATGCCGTCGATCTCGATGCCGTCGATCAGGTCCTCGAGCTGGGCCTGCGTGATATCGCCGAAAGCGCGGGCGCGGTAGGTGCGCGGGACGCCGTTGGCGGGCAGTTCCAGCTGGCGCTTGAACTCGCCGTCGTTGGTCAGCAGCAGCAGGCCCTCGGTGTTGAGGTCAAGTCGGCCGATCGGCATGACCCGGCCGCTGCCGGCAGGCAGGGCATTGCGCAGGGCATTGTAGATCGTCGGGCGGCCGGCGGGATCGCGCTCGGCGGTCAGCAGTCCGGCAGGCTTGTGGAAGACGAACAGGCGGGTCGCCTCGGGTGCCTTCACCGGCTGGCCGTCGACGGTCACGCCGCGCAGATCCTTCAGGACCGTCGAGGGCGCGGTAATCGGCTCGTCGTCCAGCTTGACGCGGCCCTCGGCGATCATGCGTTCCGCTTCGCGGCGGCTGGCGACGCCAGCGCGGGCGAGCAGCTTGGCGATCCGTTCGCCCTCGCGCTCGGGCAGCGAGGGATCGCGGGGCGTCGGCGGTGCGGCCGGGCGCGGGACGCGAGGCTTGCGCGGCGCATTGCCGCGCGCGTCGTCGCCGCCGGGACGGCTTTTGTCGCTGCCGGGACGGCCGTTCTCGTTGCCGGATCGGCTGTTGAAGGGACGCTTGCTGCCGGTGGCCGCGCGCGGGCGTCTCGGTTCACCGGGTTTCTGGGGAGGTCTGGCCATGGCAGCGCCTTAGCTGTTGATCGCCGGTTCATCCAGCCTTCCCATACAGGTGGGGGCTGCGTATCCCGAAGCCCCGCACGCCGATGGAGTTTCATGAATGGCCGCAGCCGCGACAGATCAGCCGAAGAAGCCGGGCTGGCGCCGCGTCCTTCGAGCACTCGGGAACCGCAAGACGGGTTTCATGGCGCTGTTCGGCTTCGCATCGGGCCTGCCTTACGCGCTGCTGCTCGGCACGCTCTACGCATGGCTGTCCGACGCCAAGGTCGATCTGGAGACGATGGGCGTCTTCTCGCTGATCGGCCTTGCCTACTCGTTCAAGTTCCTCTGGTCGCCCTTGCTCGACCGGGTGGAACTGCCGCTGCTCAAGCGGCTCGGCAAGCGCAAGCAGTGGATCGTCTCGGCGCAGCTCATGCTGGGGCTGATCCTGCTGGTCCTTTCGACCCTCAATCCGCTCACGGCCCTTGGCTGGTTCTCGCTGCTCGCCGGGATCGGCGCCTTTGCGTCGGCAACGCAGGACGTCGTCGTCGATGCCTGGCGGGTCGATGTCGCCGACGAGGAAGCGACGATCGACATGCTCTCGACCGTCTATCAGATGGGCTATCGCATCGCGGCGCTGGTCGGCGGTGCGCTGGCGCTGTTCTTGGCTGAGCGCACAGACTGGCCGACGGTCTATGCGACGATGGGGGCAATCATTGCGCTTGTCGGCGTGCTGGGTCTCTTCGCGCCCGATGCCGAGGTTACCGCCGCCACGATCGGCGCTGCCGAAGATGAGCTGCTGGCACTGCGCGAAGTGGGCGAGATCGATCCGCGCGTGCGCAAGTGGGCGCTTTTCGGCATCGGCCTGCTCTGGGCCTGGGCGCTGATCACGGTGGGCCTGTTCATGGTCCGCTCGCTTGGCAGCGATCCGGAAACACGCCCCGATTCGGTCGCCTTCATCGCCACGAAGGGACCGCTTGTGGTCATCGCCACCGTCGTCGTGCCGGCGCTGGTGGCTGCATGGCTGGTGCGCATGAAGGACAAGGGGCGCTACGTGCTGACCGCCGCGAGCCCCGCCCGCAGCGCGATGGACCGCTTCGTCGACCATGGCTACCGCGCCCTGATCCTGCCCCTGACCGATTTCGTCGGGCGACTGGGCTGGGCGGTCATCCTCGTTTTCGCACTGGTGCTGACCTACCGGATCACCGATGCGATCTGGGGCAGCTTTGCCTATCCGTTCTACCTTGGCGAACTGAAGTACTCCAAGGACGAGGTCGCGATTGCATCCAAGTTCTTCGGCGTCGGCGCACTCGTCGTCGGGCTGGCGCTGGGCGGAACCTTGCTCACGGTCATGGGACGCATGGCCACGTTGACCTTCGGTGCGCTGATCGCCGCGCTGACGAACCTGCTCTATGCCGACCTTGCCCTGGGCGGCGCGCGTATTGCCGCCGTCAGCGATGCGAGCGGCTTCACCTGGCTCGTCTCGCACCTTGGCGGAGACCAGCGGCTGGCCAAGCTGATGCTGGCGATCGCGGGCGAGAACATTGCCGTGGGCATCGCCGGCGCGGCTTTCGTCGCATATCTCTCCTCGGTCGTCGCCAAGGGCTACAGCGCCGTCCAGTACGCCTTGCTGTCATCCCTGACCTTGCTGGTCGGCACGCTCGGGCGCGGCGCGCTGGGGCAGATGATCGAGGAATACGGCTATTATCCGGTGTTCCTGCTCACCACGGCCATGGGGATGGTCGCGGTCGTCCTGTGCCTGATCGAGTGGGCGCGCGTTGCAAGGCTGGGCCGGGCATCGGGCATCGACGCGACCGCGCTCGAAGGCGCCTGACCGGCTCGATCCTGCGCTGAGCCATTCAAGCCATCGCGCGGCGCCAGCGTGAGCCGGGGCGGCGCCTAGTCGGGAATTTCGTCGTTGTCCCGCAGCACCGTACCGGCGAGGTACAGCGAGCCGCCGATCAGTACGACGTCATCCTGCTGCGCATCGATCCGGAGCGCTGACAGCGCCTCGCGAACATTGGCCGCTGCAACGGGGGCGGGGATATCCGGGACCTGGCGGAAGGCTTCGACGTCATGGCAATCGTGGCCGGGCACCGGCACGACCGTGACGCTGGCAAGTCTTTCGCGCAGCGGTTCGAGCAAGGCCTGCGGGGCCTTGTTGGCCAGCATGCCGAGAACGAGGTGAACCCTGGTCGGCCGCCGGAAATGCGTGGCGATGGCGTTGCCGGCGTCCGGGTTATGCCCGCCATCGAGCCAGCAAGCGGTGCCTGCAGGAAGCAGCGCTGTCAGCGGACCTTCGCCGAGCCGTTGCAGGCGGGCAGGCCAGCTGGCTTGGACCATCGCCTCGGCATAGGCGTTTTCCGGGATGTCGACGGCCTGCTGGTGGCGCAGCATGGCGATGGCCAGTCCGGCGTTCACGCCCTGGTGCAGGCCCGGCATGCGGGGCGTGGGCAGCGACAGGCTGCCTTGGGCGTCCGAGTACGTGAGCCCTTCGGGCGAAGCGACGATCGTCCAGTCCTGGCCGCGGCGGATCACCGGCGCGCCGACGATGGCGGCCTGCCCCTGGATCGCCTGATTCATCGCCGGTGTATAGTCGAGCGTGACCAACGCCGCGCCGGACTTGGCAATGCCCGCCTTCTCGAAGGCGATACGGGTCATGGCATCGCTCGGCACATTGTCTTCGGGCGCGAGGAGGAAAGCCTCGTGGTCGATGCCGAGCGAGGCGATGCCGCCCACTACCGGCGTCTCGATGACATTGGTCGCGTCGTAGCGGCCGCCAAGGCCGACCTCGATCACGCAGGCATCGGCAGGATGGCGTGAGAAGGCAAGGAAAGCCGCCGCGGTCGACACTTCGAAGAAACTCGCGCCGATCCCGGCGGCCTCGGCCACGTCCAGCACTTCGTCCAAGTGCCGGGCCAGCGTTTCGTCCTCGATCAGCTTGCCCGAAACACGGATGCGTTCGTTGAAGCGCACGAGATGCGGGCTGGTGAAGACGTGGACGGTTCTGCCGACCGCTTCCAGCGCGGCGCGCAGGAAGGCGCAGGTCGATCCCTTGCCGTTGGTCCCGGCGACGTGGAACACCGGTGGCAGGTTGCGCTGCGGATTGCCGAGCCGCTCGAGCAGCACGCGCACAACGTCGAGACCGATGCGGCCCTGCGGCACCGAAAGGGCGCCGAGGCGATCGAGCTGGGTCTGGACGCGGGGGTCGTCCGAAACCGCAAAGTCGCGCATGGGATCAGCGTGCCGAATGTACCGCCTGGGCCAAGGCCGCGGTCAGTTCGCGCAAAGGACCCGCGGCATTGTCGCCATGCTGCTTGACGAGGTCGATGAAGGCCGAGCCGACGACCACGCCATCTGCGACCTTGGCGATCTTCCCGGCCTGCTCGGGCGTGCGCACCCCGAAGCCGACGGCCACGGGAATGTCCGATGCGGCCTTGAGCCGGGCTACGGCGTCCTCGATCGAGGCCTGCGCGGCCTGCTGCATGCCGGTGATCCCTGCAACCGATACGTAGTAGAGGAAGCCGGAAGAGCCTTCGAGAACGGTCGGAAGACGGGCAGTGTCGGTCGTCGGCGTCGCCAGGCGGATCAGCGAAACGCCGGCCTCGCGCAGCGCCGGACCGAGTTCGGGGTCTTCCTCGGGCGGAATGTCCACGCAGATGACGCCGTCGACACCGGCCTTGCGGCATTCCTGCGCGAACCATTCCGACCCGCGAATCGTCATCGGGTTGGCATAGCCCATCAGCACCAGCGGTACTTGCGGGTGGCGGGCGCGAAATTCGGCGGCCATGCGGAAGATGTCGGCCGTGCGCGTGCCCTTGGCGAGACTGCGCAGGTTCGCTTCCTGGATCGCGGGGCCATCGGCCATCGGATCGGTAAAGGGCATGCCCAGTTCGATCACGTCGGCGCCGCCTTCGACAAGCGCGTCGAGATTAGCTGCGGTATCGCCGTCACCGCCGGTAATGAAGCAGACGAGCGCAGGGCCCTTGGAAAAGGCAGTTTCGAAGCGGGTCATGTCTTAGAGTTCCACTCCCAGCGCTTCGGCGACGGTGAAGATGTCCTTGTCGCCGCGGCCCGAGACGTTGACGACGAGGATCTTGTCCTCGTCCATTTCGGCAGTGAGCTGCGGCAGGGCGGCCAGCGCGTGAGCGGTTTCGAGCGCCGGGATGATCCCTTCGAGCGCGCAGCACAGCTTGAACGCCTCGAGCGATTCGTCATCGGTGATCGGCACGTAGCGCACGCGGCCGCTTTCGTGCAGCCAGGAATGCTCGGGCCCGAGGCCGGGATAGTCGAGACCGGCGCTGATCGAGTGCGCCTCGGTGATCTGGCCGTCCTCGTCCTGCAGCAGGTAGGTCTTGTTGCCGTGGAGGATGCCGGGCTTGCCGCCGGTTAGGCTGGCAGCGTGCTGGCCGGTTTCGATACCGTGCCCCGCCGCTTCGACACCGACCATCGCTACTTCCGGATCGTCGAGGAAGGGGTGGAACATGCCGATCGCGTTCGATCCGCCGCCTACGCAAGCCAGAACCAGGTCGGGCAGGCGGCCTTCGGCTTCGAGAACCTGCTGGCGGGTCTCGTTGCCGATCACGCTCTGGAAGTCGCGCACGAGTTCCGGATAGGGGTGCGGGCCTGCCGCGGTGCCGATGATGTAGAACGTGTCGTGGACGTTCGCGACCCAGTCGCGCAGCGCCTCGTTCATCGCGTCCTTCAGCGTTTCCGCGCCGCTGGTGACGGGCTGGACCTCGGCGCCAAGCAGCTTCATGCGGAACACGTTGGGCTTCTGGCGCTCAACGTCCTTGGCGCCCATGAAGATCGTGCAGGGCAGGCCGAAGCGCGCGGCGACGGTTGCCGTGGCCACACCGTGCTGACCGGCGCCGGTCTCGGCGATGATCCGGGTCTTGCCCATGCGGATCGCCAGCAGGATCTGACCGATGCAGTTGTTGATCTTGTGCGCGCCTGTGTGATTGAGGTCTTCGCGCTTGAAGTAGATCTTCGGGCCCTTGCCCCGGGGCGCCAGCTTGCGGAAGTGCTCGGTCAGGCGCGGCGCGAAGTAAAGCGGGTTCGGGCGACCCACGAAGTTCTTCAGCAGGTCCTGGAACTCTTCCTCGAACGCCGGATCCTGCTTGGCCTTGCGATACTCCTTCTCGAGATCGAGGATCAGCGGCATCAGCGTTTCGGCGACGTAGCGCCCCCCGAACTTGCCGAAGTGACCGGTTTCGTCGGGCTGGGAACGCAGCGAATTCACGGGCGTGATGGAAGTCATAATCGGGCCGATTGGCAGAGGAGCGCGGCCAAGTCCAGAGCCTTCGCGCACTGGGAGATTCACTCACGAATTCAATTGCAAATTATGCATCTGCACGTGAGCATATAACACGATAGTGTCCTTAAATGGCCGATTTGTGACACTTTCGACCTTTTCTGAATAATTTTGTTCATCTGGCGGCAAGGATGCGGGGCCCAGCGGGGCGGTCCCCGATGAGGGTCGGGGGAAGAATACTGGAGTTTAAAAATATGCGTATTGCACTTGTCTCGCTCGCCGCGGTTGCTGCCGCAGCTGTTGCCACCCCCGCCATGGCCAACGAAGCCCGTATCGAGGCGCGCACCGGCCTTATCTGGAACGGCAGCGACAGCGACGCAGTTGCGGGCGTCGCAGCCGGCTACGACTACGACTTCGGCGACAAGTTCTTCGTCGGCATCGAAGGTTCGGCTGACAAGATCCTGACCGACGACACCCGCGTTTCGTGGGGTGCTGGTGGCCGCGCCGGCGTCAAGGTCCTCCCGGGCAGCAAGCTCTACGCTGCGGCCAACTGGCAGTCGAAGCCCTGCCGTTACTGCAACAGCGCCGTCGGCGTTGGCGGTGGCTGGCAGCAGGACCTCGGCCAGAAGATCTATGCCAAGGTCGAGTACAAGCACCAGCTCATCGGCGACAACACCCCCGATGCCGATCTCGGCCTCGTCGGCGTTGGCGTGAAGTTCTGATTTCGGGCCCAGGCCTGAACTGAAATCGCTCCTCGGAGCGTAAGCCAGGGGAAGGGCGGTCCATGAGGGGCCGCCCTTCCTCTTTGTGCGTTCAGCGCGCCTGGACTGCGCGGCAGAAGGCGGCGATCAGGTCGTCGTCCTTGACGCCGGGCGCACTTTCCACGCCCGAGGACGTGTCGACGAGCGGCGCTGCAGTCAGGTCCAGCGCTTGGGCGACATTGTCGGGCGTCAGGCCGCCGGCGAGCCCCCAGGCCACTGGGCCCTTCCAGTTCGCCACCAGCTTCCAGTCGAAGCTCAGCCCCATGCCGCCGGGCAGGGTGCCCGCAGGCGTCTTGGCGTCGAACAGAACCCGGTCGACGGCACCGGCATAACTATCGGCGCGCGCGACGTCCGTTTCACTCGCCACGGAAAGCGCCTTCCAAACGGGAATGCCGAAGCGTGCGCGCAGTTGGGCGGCACGCTCGGGCGTTTCCTTGCCGTGGAGCTGCAGGACGTCGAGCCGAGCTGCGGCCACCGCTTCGCCGAGCATGGCATCGTCGGCATCGACGAACAGGCCCACGCGGGCAATGCGCCCCTGTGCACGGGCGGACAGAGCTGCAGCTTCAGCAGTCGTGACATTGCGCGGGCTCCTGGGGAAGAAGACGAACCCGGCAAAGGCGGCGCGCGCGCGGATCGCCGCATCGAGCGAACCGGGTTCGCGGATTCCGCAAATCTTGATCTCGGGTGTTGGCATCGCGCAGTCGTCGCCTATGTAATGGCCCCCAGTCATTGCCGGGGACGAAGATGTACCGTGTCGCGCGCTATCTAATGCCATTTGCCGCCGCCGCAATGCTGGCGGGCTGCGGGATCAAGGAGTCGGTGAAGGACGCGAGGGTCGAAGTGGGCCAGTTCCACGCCGCGCTGGATGGTGGGCAATGGAAGAAGATCTGGATCTCAGCGGATCCCGATCTTCGCAAGAACACGCAGAAGGCGAAGTTCGAAAAGCTGCTCGAGGCGGTCCATCGCAAGCTGGGCGGCGTGAAGGACAGCCAGCAGGTCAGCCTCAACGTGAACACCGGAACCGGTGGCACTTTCGTGACCGTGATCATGCAGACCACGTTCGAGAAAGGCACCGGCACCGAGGAATTCGTTTATCGTCGCGGCGAGGGGAATGCGTTGGCGCTGGTGCGCTACGACATCCAGTCGCAGGACATGATGTTGAACTGAGGACGATGCCCGGGCGTCAGGGCGCCAGTTCGAACTGGACCGTGACGCTGGTGTTGAGTTCCAGCTCACCCGCGGCGACCGGCGGAGCCGCACCGACCTTGCTCGATTCCATGCGCACGGCCATCGGCATCGGCCGCGGTGCATAACCGCTGCTCTCGCTGATCGAGATGATCCGCACCACGCGCAAGCCTGCCGCTTTCGCGTAGAGCTCTGCGCGTGCGCGCGCCTGCTTCATGGCGTCGATCCGGGACTCGTCGCTCGCCGCATCCGGTTCGGCCAGCATGAAGTTGGGGCCGTTGACCTGGTTGGCGCCCGCGCTGACCAGTGCGTCGATTACCTTGCCCATGTCGTCCAGCTTGCGCTGGCGCACCATGACGTTGTTGTTGGCCTCGTAGCCGACGATAGTCCGGGTATCGCTGTCATAGCTTCCGTCGGGCTGGCGCTTGGGCTGCGAATAGACCGGGTTGAGGCTGAGATTGCTGGTCTGGATGTCCTTGTCGGCGATACCCGCCTTCTTCAATGCAGCCATGACCTGCGTCATCTGCCGCGAATTGGCGGATAGCGCTTCGCTGGCGGTGCGACCCTGCGTGGCGACACCAGCGGTGTAGCCCGCCATGTCGGGCGTGCGCGTGGAACTGCCCTGTGCAGTGACAGTCAGGAGCGTATGCCCCGCCGCAATGGCGGGCACGACATCGCTTTGCTGGGCAAGAGCCGGCGGCGCGATGGCAGTGGCAAGCGCGGCGGCGGCAATCAGGCTCAGGCGTTTCATTGTGTATCTCTCCGTCTTGGTGACCGTGCAACGGTCTGGACGGAAGGAGGTTTCAGCGCGCTGAACCGAGTTGGCGATTCAGAGGGTGCCCTCGATCGCGCGGGCAGCGGCGAGGGGGTCTTCGGCGCGGCTGATCGGGCGGCCAATCACCAGCACGCTGGCGCCGTTGTCGCGCGCCTGACGCGGGGTGACAATGCGCTTCTGGTCGCCGTTGCCATTGCCGCTGTCGGGGCGCAATCCGGGGACGACGAAGTATCCGTCCTTCCACTGCTTGTGCACCGCGCCGACTTCGTGGCCGGAGCAGACGATGCCGTCGAGCCCGGCCGAATGGGCCAGATCGGCAAGGCGCAGGGCCTGTTCGGCGGGGTCGGACTGGACGCCGATCGCCGTCAGGTCGTCATCGTCGAGGCTGGTAAGCACGGTGACGGCTACGACCTTGCAGTTCTCTCCGGCAGCGGCCTTGGCGTCTTCCATCATCGCCCGGCCGCCGGCGGCGTGAACGGTGACGATCGCCGGTTCCAGCACGTGGATCGCCTGCATCGCGGCGGCCACCGTATTGGGAATGTCGTGCAGCTTGAGGTCGAGAAAGATCGGCAGGCCGAGCTTGTGCAGCTCATGCACACCGTGATGCCCGTGCGCGCAGAAGAATTCGAGCCCCAGCTTGATCCCGCCGATATGGCCCGCGACCTTGCGCGCCAGCGCTTCCGCTGCATCGAGGCGGGGCACATCCAGGGCGAGATAGATGGGGTTGTTGCTCATTCTCAGGCTTCCGGAGAGGGGGTGGGCGTTGACGTATCGAGTGGATCGGCAGCCAGCGGAGTATCGCCGGGCTGCGAAGTCATGGACGGCATCGAGCTTGCCCGGATCGAGTTCTCCAGCGAGGCGATGCGGCGGGTCAGGCGCCAGCGCACGGCACGCAGATAGAGCCATACCGGAAGCATGCCCAGGAGGAAGAACAGCAGGGCGACGACGCCCACCGGCCATTCGAAGTGGACGTAGTTGCCATCGTCGAGCGGCCAGAAGTTCACCGGAACCTTGGTCCAGTTCATGGCAATGAACGCCACGAGGATCGCCGTGAGCGCGATCCACAGGACGGTGCGTATGACCTGCATTTTTCCTCCTGTGCTCCCTTCGGGATTTTCACGATGCTAGGCGTGAAATCAGGGCATTGGAAGACCGGGCAAAAGGCTTAGTTGCCGAACACCCGCGCGAAGATCGTGTCGACGTGCTTGAAATGGTAGTCGAGATTGAACTTGTCCTCGATCACTTCGGCCGGCAGGGCCTTGGCAACGTCCGCGTCGGCCTTGAGCAGTTCCAGCAGGCTGAGCTGTCCGTCGGATTCCCAGACCTTCATCGCGTTGCGCTGAACGAGGCGGTAGCTTTCGTCGCGGGTAAGACCTGCCTGCGTCAGCGCCAGCAGGACGCGCTGCGAGTGAACCAGCCCGCCCATGCGGTCGAGGTTCTTCTGCATCCGTTCGGGGTAGACGAGCAGCTTGTCGATCACGCCGGTAAGGCGCGCGAGCGCGAAGTCGAGGGTGATCGTCGCGTCCGGACCGATGAAGCGTTCCACCGAGGAGTGCGAGATGTCGCGCTCGTGCCAGAGCGCCACGTTCTCCATCGCCGGGAAGGCATAGGATCGGATCATGCGCGCCTGGCCGGTCAGGTTCTCGGTGAGGACCGGGTTGCGCTTGTGCGGCATGGCCGACGAGCCCTTCTGGCCCGGCGAGAAGTATTCTTCGGCCTCGAGCACTTCGGTACGCTGGAGGTGGCGGACCTCGACGGCGATGCGCTCGATCGAGCTGGCGATTACGGCGAGTGTGGCGAAGAACATGGCGTGGCGATCGCGCGGGATGACCTGGGTCGAAACCGGTTCGATCTCGAGGCCCATCTTATCGGCGACATAGGCTTCGACCGAAGGATCGACGTTGGCGAAGGTGCCGACAGCACCGGAGATGGCGCAAGTGGCGATCTCTTCGCGCGCGGCGACGAGGCGCTTGCGGCAGCGCGCGAACTCGGCATAGGCCTCGGCCATCTTGAGGCCGAAGGTGACCGGCTCGGCA harbors:
- a CDS encoding bifunctional folylpolyglutamate synthase/dihydrofolate synthase, translated to MRDFAVSDDPRVQTQLDRLGALSVPQGRIGLDVVRVLLERLGNPQRNLPPVFHVAGTNGKGSTCAFLRAALEAVGRTVHVFTSPHLVRFNERIRVSGKLIEDETLARHLDEVLDVAEAAGIGASFFEVSTAAAFLAFSRHPADACVIEVGLGGRYDATNVIETPVVGGIASLGIDHEAFLLAPEDNVPSDAMTRIAFEKAGIAKSGAALVTLDYTPAMNQAIQGQAAIVGAPVIRRGQDWTIVASPEGLTYSDAQGSLSLPTPRMPGLHQGVNAGLAIAMLRHQQAVDIPENAYAEAMVQASWPARLQRLGEGPLTALLPAGTACWLDGGHNPDAGNAIATHFRRPTRVHLVLGMLANKAPQALLEPLRERLASVTVVPVPGHDCHDVEAFRQVPDIPAPVAAANVREALSALRIDAQQDDVVLIGGSLYLAGTVLRDNDEIPD
- the trpA gene encoding tryptophan synthase subunit alpha — protein: MTRFETAFSKGPALVCFITGGDGDTAANLDALVEGGADVIELGMPFTDPMADGPAIQEANLRSLAKGTRTADIFRMAAEFRARHPQVPLVLMGYANPMTIRGSEWFAQECRKAGVDGVICVDIPPEEDPELGPALREAGVSLIRLATPTTDTARLPTVLEGSSGFLYYVSVAGITGMQQAAQASIEDAVARLKAASDIPVAVGFGVRTPEQAGKIAKVADGVVVGSAFIDLVKQHGDNAAGPLRELTAALAQAVHSAR
- a CDS encoding outer membrane protein — translated: MRIALVSLAAVAAAAVATPAMANEARIEARTGLIWNGSDSDAVAGVAAGYDYDFGDKFFVGIEGSADKILTDDTRVSWGAGGRAGVKVLPGSKLYAAANWQSKPCRYCNSAVGVGGGWQQDLGQKIYAKVEYKHQLIGDNTPDADLGLVGVGVKF
- a CDS encoding phosphoribosylanthranilate isomerase; this translates as MPTPEIKICGIREPGSLDAAIRARAAFAGFVFFPRSPRNVTTAEAAALSARAQGRIARVGLFVDADDAMLGEAVAAARLDVLQLHGKETPERAAQLRARFGIPVWKALSVASETDVARADSYAGAVDRVLFDAKTPAGTLPGGMGLSFDWKLVANWKGPVAWGLAGGLTPDNVAQALDLTAAPLVDTSSGVESAPGVKDDDLIAAFCRAVQAR
- a CDS encoding AmpG family muropeptide MFS transporter, which gives rise to MAAAATDQPKKPGWRRVLRALGNRKTGFMALFGFASGLPYALLLGTLYAWLSDAKVDLETMGVFSLIGLAYSFKFLWSPLLDRVELPLLKRLGKRKQWIVSAQLMLGLILLVLSTLNPLTALGWFSLLAGIGAFASATQDVVVDAWRVDVADEEATIDMLSTVYQMGYRIAALVGGALALFLAERTDWPTVYATMGAIIALVGVLGLFAPDAEVTAATIGAAEDELLALREVGEIDPRVRKWALFGIGLLWAWALITVGLFMVRSLGSDPETRPDSVAFIATKGPLVVIATVVVPALVAAWLVRMKDKGRYVLTAASPARSAMDRFVDHGYRALILPLTDFVGRLGWAVILVFALVLTYRITDAIWGSFAYPFYLGELKYSKDEVAIASKFFGVGALVVGLALGGTLLTVMGRMATLTFGALIAALTNLLYADLALGGARIAAVSDASGFTWLVSHLGGDQRLAKLMLAIAGENIAVGIAGAAFVAYLSSVVAKGYSAVQYALLSSLTLLVGTLGRGALGQMIEEYGYYPVFLLTTAMGMVAVVLCLIEWARVARLGRASGIDATALEGA
- a CDS encoding pseudouridine synthase, which encodes MARPPQKPGEPRRPRAATGSKRPFNSRSGNENGRPGSDKSRPGGDDARGNAPRKPRVPRPAAPPTPRDPSLPEREGERIAKLLARAGVASRREAERMIAEGRVKLDDEPITAPSTVLKDLRGVTVDGQPVKAPEATRLFVFHKPAGLLTAERDPAGRPTIYNALRNALPAGSGRVMPIGRLDLNTEGLLLLTNDGEFKRQLELPANGVPRTYRARAFGDITQAQLEDLIDGIEIDGIQYGKIDANMERRTGRNQWIEMTLTEGKNREVRRVLEHLGLKVSRLLRISYGPFVLGDLPKGTVGEVSQRDLETFRRSLGKGKGE
- the trpB gene encoding tryptophan synthase subunit beta, whose amino-acid sequence is MTSITPVNSLRSQPDETGHFGKFGGRYVAETLMPLILDLEKEYRKAKQDPAFEEEFQDLLKNFVGRPNPLYFAPRLTEHFRKLAPRGKGPKIYFKREDLNHTGAHKINNCIGQILLAIRMGKTRIIAETGAGQHGVATATVAARFGLPCTIFMGAKDVERQKPNVFRMKLLGAEVQPVTSGAETLKDAMNEALRDWVANVHDTFYIIGTAAGPHPYPELVRDFQSVIGNETRQQVLEAEGRLPDLVLACVGGGSNAIGMFHPFLDDPEVAMVGVEAAGHGIETGQHAASLTGGKPGILHGNKTYLLQDEDGQITEAHSISAGLDYPGLGPEHSWLHESGRVRYVPITDDESLEAFKLCCALEGIIPALETAHALAALPQLTAEMDEDKILVVNVSGRGDKDIFTVAEALGVEL
- a CDS encoding DUF4019 domain-containing protein, coding for MYRVARYLMPFAAAAMLAGCGIKESVKDARVEVGQFHAALDGGQWKKIWISADPDLRKNTQKAKFEKLLEAVHRKLGGVKDSQQVSLNVNTGTGGTFVTVIMQTTFEKGTGTEEFVYRRGEGNALALVRYDIQSQDMMLN
- the rsmD gene encoding 16S rRNA (guanine(966)-N(2))-methyltransferase RsmD; amino-acid sequence: MKGTSTGLRIVAGAWRGRKLAAPEGDTTRPTADRTRETLFSMLTSRLGTFEGLKVADLFAGSGALGLEALSRGAAHCLFVDQDAAAIRAIRRNIANLQAQSQCDVRACSALSLGPAKEPLDLVLLDPPYDTGAGAVAVDKLTRLGWIGETTWVSLETARGEDVSIRGFETDAVRDVGKARLHILRRIES